Proteins encoded together in one Streptomyces sp. B1I3 window:
- a CDS encoding VOC family protein translates to MAAESEGTPCWADGTFGDLEGAKRFYGEVLGWTYGESMPEYGNYTQAHVDGKAVAALSPPMPGQETPPAWTLYLSSPDADATTAKIREHGGEVLVEPMRVGDFGTMVLAADPAGAPFGVWQAGSHEGFQARTVPGAYTWAEVFTRDPAKADAFFAAVFGYGVKRLEDEAIDFSLYDLGADPVLGRMKMGEEFPPEVPAHLNVYFTVADCDAAVEKAKSLGAELRFGPMTIPFGRFASLTDPQGAVFSVIDVTTTAGEMPKVTAVS, encoded by the coding sequence ATGGCCGCAGAATCTGAGGGAACTCCGTGCTGGGCCGACGGTACGTTCGGCGACCTGGAAGGGGCCAAGCGCTTCTACGGAGAGGTCCTGGGCTGGACGTACGGCGAATCGATGCCCGAGTACGGCAACTACACCCAGGCCCATGTGGACGGCAAGGCCGTCGCCGCCCTGTCGCCCCCCATGCCCGGCCAGGAGACACCGCCCGCCTGGACCCTCTACCTCTCCTCCCCGGACGCCGACGCCACCACGGCGAAGATCCGTGAGCACGGGGGCGAGGTGCTGGTGGAGCCGATGCGGGTCGGCGACTTCGGGACGATGGTGCTGGCCGCCGACCCCGCCGGGGCGCCTTTCGGGGTGTGGCAGGCGGGCAGCCACGAGGGGTTCCAGGCACGGACGGTGCCCGGCGCGTACACGTGGGCCGAGGTGTTCACCCGGGACCCGGCGAAGGCGGACGCGTTCTTCGCGGCCGTCTTCGGATACGGGGTGAAGCGCCTGGAGGACGAGGCGATCGACTTCTCGCTCTACGACCTGGGCGCGGACCCGGTGCTCGGCCGGATGAAGATGGGCGAGGAGTTCCCGCCCGAGGTGCCGGCCCATCTGAACGTGTACTTCACGGTCGCGGACTGCGACGCGGCGGTGGAGAAGGCGAAGTCGCTCGGGGCGGAACTCCGGTTCGGCCCGATGACCATCCCGTTCGGCCGGTTCGCCTCCCTGACGGACCCACAGGGAGCGGTATTCTCGGTGATCGACGTCACGACGACCGCGGGCGAGATGCCGAAGGTCACGGCCGTCTCCTGA
- a CDS encoding N-acetylmuramoyl-L-alanine amidase — MTRAQWGADESLNDEAPQYGKEIKAVFVHHTVDSNGYSCAQSAAMIRAVRAYHMSQGWKDVGYNFFVDKCGTIFEGRKGGVDQPVIGAQAVGFNTDTTGIAVLGEYSSIDATTAAKNSVARIAAWKLGQYRHDPAGKVTLTAGLSNGKFTLGQSASFNRISGHRDSYATECPGNQLYTSLAGIRTLAAGPVSGLTLKPFTGVGISGSTAYTRSTATVNWSLTTPTAFVSRFEILVDGKIAATPGPTATSAPLTLTPGTHTVAVRAVHISGKTAVTPNTTVVADTTTPSFTTKPSLVLRTGTVNTTAVPITLGWKAADTGALKEVRLTRPSARTFGPTTTTAALTSNSGTATSWSMTAYDQAGNTATASVPATPVLLQETSATRAGTWTTKTSSSYLGGKSYSSSSKNASLSWKFTGRSAAWVVSRASSSGQAYVYVDGVKAATLDLKSTTTKYRDVQWTKSWSTTGSHTVKIVVVATSGRPTITTDGLVYVK, encoded by the coding sequence GTGACTCGGGCGCAGTGGGGCGCAGATGAGTCGCTCAACGACGAGGCACCGCAATACGGCAAGGAGATCAAGGCCGTCTTCGTCCACCACACGGTCGACAGCAACGGCTACTCCTGCGCCCAGTCCGCCGCCATGATCCGCGCCGTCCGGGCTTACCACATGTCACAAGGCTGGAAGGATGTCGGCTACAACTTCTTCGTCGACAAGTGCGGCACGATATTCGAGGGACGCAAGGGCGGCGTCGACCAACCGGTCATCGGTGCGCAGGCCGTCGGATTCAACACGGACACCACCGGTATCGCAGTGCTCGGAGAGTACTCCTCCATCGACGCCACCACCGCGGCCAAGAACAGCGTGGCGCGAATCGCGGCCTGGAAGCTCGGCCAGTACCGGCACGACCCGGCCGGCAAGGTCACCCTGACGGCCGGTCTGAGCAACGGCAAGTTCACCCTCGGCCAGTCGGCGTCCTTCAACCGCATCTCTGGCCATCGCGACAGCTACGCCACCGAATGCCCCGGAAACCAGCTCTACACCTCGCTGGCCGGCATCCGCACCCTGGCGGCCGGCCCCGTCAGCGGCCTCACTCTCAAGCCCTTCACCGGCGTCGGCATATCAGGTTCCACCGCGTACACCAGAAGCACCGCCACGGTGAACTGGTCCCTCACCACACCGACCGCATTCGTCAGCCGTTTCGAGATCCTCGTCGACGGCAAGATCGCCGCAACCCCCGGCCCGACAGCCACCTCAGCACCGCTCACCCTCACCCCGGGCACCCACACCGTGGCCGTACGAGCCGTCCACATCTCCGGCAAGACGGCGGTGACGCCGAACACCACCGTCGTCGCCGACACCACGACGCCCTCCTTCACCACCAAGCCGTCGCTCGTGCTGCGCACCGGCACCGTCAACACCACGGCCGTCCCCATCACGCTGGGCTGGAAGGCCGCCGACACCGGCGCCTTGAAGGAGGTACGCCTGACCCGCCCCTCCGCGCGGACCTTCGGGCCCACCACCACGACCGCCGCGCTCACCTCGAACTCCGGCACCGCAACGAGCTGGTCGATGACCGCCTACGACCAGGCCGGCAACACCGCCACGGCCTCGGTCCCCGCCACCCCGGTGCTCCTCCAGGAGACCTCCGCCACCCGCGCCGGCACCTGGACCACCAAGACCTCCAGCAGCTACCTCGGCGGCAAGTCCTACAGCAGCAGCAGCAAAAACGCCTCACTCAGCTGGAAGTTCACCGGCCGCTCCGCAGCCTGGGTCGTATCCCGCGCCAGCAGCTCCGGACAGGCATACGTCTATGTCGACGGGGTCAAGGCGGCCACCTTGGATCTGAAGTCCACGACCACCAAGTACCGCGACGTTCAATGGACCAAGTCGTGGTCCACGACCGGCAGTCACACCGTCAAGATCGTGGTCGTCGCGACCTCGGGCCGCCCGACCATCACCACCGACGGCCTTGTCTACGTGAAGTAG
- a CDS encoding discoidin domain-containing protein, whose product MQAPLRRFSLFLALAAALLAFISLPTPSAQAAEVLLSQGKPATSSSTEGNFSARSAVDGDPGTRWSSAFADPQWIQIDLGASAGISRVVLNWEAAYGTAFRIEVSSDAERWTVVHQTAAGTGGTQNLAVSGTGRYVRMYGTQRATSYGYSLWEFQVYGTGGSGGDTARLLSYGRPGAASSSQSDQNCWECTPARAFDRDPASRWSTSSTTGWTDPGWISVDLGATAQIDKVVLQWDPAYAKSFQIQVSSNGADWTPIYSTTSGTGFKQTLTVSGTGRYVRMYGTQRATPYGYSLWEFQVYGTGGDPIQAPPLPSDPANPPRLVWSDDFDGAAGGKPDSSKWRADPGTGPNNELENYTDHRNAALDGAGHLVMEARKEVTAGSSCPRDPLSGSTTCQYTSARMNTGATFQFTYGRVEARIKVPKGNGLWPAFWMMGGDFLTGRPWPYNGEIDIMEILGKDVKTAYSTVHAPAYNGGGGIGAPYTLPGNADFSDDFHTWVADWNSKGITYSLDGRTVLTLDKEQVEQTRGPWIFDHPHYLILNLAVGGDWPGPTDASTPFPAKMLVDHVRVYQ is encoded by the coding sequence ATGCAAGCGCCGCTGCGTCGCTTCAGCTTATTTTTGGCCCTCGCGGCCGCACTGCTCGCTTTCATCTCTCTCCCTACCCCCTCCGCGCAGGCGGCGGAGGTGCTGCTCTCTCAGGGAAAGCCCGCGACCTCCTCAAGTACCGAGGGAAACTTCAGCGCTCGTAGCGCCGTCGACGGCGACCCCGGGACGCGCTGGTCCAGCGCCTTCGCCGACCCGCAGTGGATTCAGATCGACCTCGGGGCGAGTGCCGGGATCAGCCGGGTCGTCCTCAACTGGGAAGCCGCGTACGGCACCGCGTTCAGGATCGAGGTATCGAGCGACGCGGAGAGGTGGACCGTCGTCCACCAGACAGCCGCGGGCACGGGCGGCACCCAGAACCTGGCTGTTTCCGGCACCGGCCGCTACGTGCGCATGTACGGGACGCAGCGCGCCACCTCGTACGGCTACTCGCTGTGGGAGTTCCAGGTGTACGGCACCGGCGGTTCCGGCGGTGACACCGCCAGGCTGCTCTCCTACGGCAGGCCGGGCGCGGCTTCCTCTTCCCAGAGTGACCAGAACTGCTGGGAATGCACGCCGGCCAGGGCTTTCGACCGGGATCCGGCCTCTCGCTGGTCCACAAGCTCCACCACGGGATGGACCGATCCAGGCTGGATCTCCGTCGATCTCGGTGCGACGGCGCAGATCGACAAGGTCGTCCTGCAGTGGGATCCCGCCTACGCCAAGTCCTTCCAGATCCAGGTCTCCTCGAATGGAGCCGACTGGACACCGATCTATTCGACGACGTCCGGCACGGGCTTCAAGCAGACGCTGACCGTCTCCGGCACCGGCCGCTACGTGCGCATGTACGGGACGCAGCGCGCCACCCCTTACGGCTACTCGCTGTGGGAGTTCCAGGTGTACGGCACCGGCGGCGATCCGATACAGGCTCCGCCGCTGCCGAGTGACCCCGCGAACCCGCCGCGGCTGGTGTGGAGCGACGATTTCGACGGCGCCGCAGGCGGCAAACCCGACTCGTCGAAGTGGAGGGCCGACCCGGGCACCGGGCCGAACAACGAGCTGGAGAACTACACCGACCACCGCAACGCCGCACTGGACGGGGCGGGACACCTGGTGATGGAAGCACGCAAGGAGGTCACCGCCGGGTCGTCGTGCCCGCGTGACCCGCTGAGCGGCAGCACCACGTGTCAGTACACCTCGGCGCGGATGAACACCGGCGCGACGTTCCAGTTCACCTACGGGCGCGTCGAAGCACGCATCAAGGTGCCCAAGGGCAACGGTCTGTGGCCCGCGTTCTGGATGATGGGCGGTGACTTCCTGACGGGCCGGCCGTGGCCGTACAACGGCGAGATCGACATCATGGAGATCCTCGGCAAGGACGTGAAGACCGCTTACTCGACCGTCCACGCGCCCGCCTACAACGGCGGGGGTGGAATCGGCGCGCCGTACACACTGCCCGGGAACGCCGACTTCTCCGACGACTTCCACACCTGGGTCGCCGACTGGAACAGCAAGGGCATCACCTACAGCCTGGACGGCCGGACCGTTCTGACTCTCGACAAGGAGCAGGTGGAGCAGACTCGCGGACCGTGGATCTTCGACCACCCTCACTACCTGATCCTCAACCTGGCGGTCGGAGGTGACTGGCCGGGCCCGACAGACGCCAGCACCCCCTTCCCCGCCAAAATGCTCGTCGACCACGTGCGGGTCTATCAGTAA
- a CDS encoding ATP-binding protein, which translates to MTKDTSLRAVGWAQSFPVSHGVRAGRQWTREHLESLKWTTESPATVDAILLSVSELITNAHVHAHSDAQLVLTWDSHCLHVSVHDSDPLPPAKQPEDLNTTGGRGLAIVDALADGWSTHPQASGKTVTACFVPPGSPKPLHGDEVS; encoded by the coding sequence ATGACGAAGGACACGTCGCTGCGTGCGGTGGGATGGGCGCAGTCGTTCCCGGTGTCGCACGGGGTGCGGGCGGGCCGTCAGTGGACGAGGGAGCACCTGGAGTCCCTGAAGTGGACGACCGAGTCGCCCGCAACCGTGGACGCGATACTGCTCAGCGTTTCCGAACTGATCACCAATGCGCACGTGCACGCGCACAGCGACGCCCAGCTGGTCCTCACCTGGGACAGCCACTGCCTGCACGTGAGTGTGCACGACTCCGATCCGCTGCCCCCTGCCAAGCAACCCGAGGATCTCAACACGACCGGGGGTCGCGGGCTGGCCATCGTCGACGCGCTCGCCGACGGATGGTCCACGCATCCACAGGCGTCGGGCAAGACCGTCACCGCCTGCTTCGTGCCGCCCGGCTCCCCGAAGCCCTTGCACGGCGACGAGGTCAGCTGA
- a CDS encoding CsbD family protein, with the protein MAADEKTQAKTEQAKGKVKEAAGRATGNERLTAEGRTDQAKGDARQAKEKAKDAFKH; encoded by the coding sequence ATGGCTGCTGATGAGAAGACCCAGGCCAAGACCGAGCAGGCCAAGGGCAAGGTCAAGGAAGCCGCCGGCCGGGCGACCGGCAACGAACGCCTCACCGCCGAAGGCCGGACCGACCAGGCCAAGGGCGACGCCCGCCAGGCCAAGGAGAAGGCGAAGGACGCTTTCAAGCACTGA
- a CDS encoding MFS transporter has translation MTETAEPRVTRTRILADLTPLRTSPDYRRLWFGNTVSWVGQGMTALAVSLQVYDITGSAFSVGLIGLCSLVPLVLLGLHSGAVADTVDRRKLGLLSAAGSFVLSIALAGVAFAGIEHVGFLYAVVALQAVCFALNSPARSSMIARLLPAEQLPAANALNSMTSTTGGLVGPMLGGLIVGWWGYRAAYTVDAVTFTASLYAMWRLPSMLPDRVYGGEGAERASVTDGLRFLGTRPNLRMTFFSDLCAMVLAQPRALFPVVAVLWFGGDAKTTGLLVAAPALGALLGSVFSGWLGQIRRHGLAVLIAVGCWGGAIAVFGLTRQLWLGLILLAAAGCADSISMVFRNTMLQAAAPDEMRGRLQGVFIVVVAGGPRLGDLVAGSVADLASPAVAVTGGGVACVLAVCLLGLRGRGFTRYDARDPQP, from the coding sequence GTGACCGAAACAGCCGAACCACGTGTAACCCGCACGCGCATACTCGCCGACCTGACACCCCTGCGGACCTCGCCCGACTACCGGCGTCTGTGGTTCGGGAACACCGTTTCCTGGGTCGGTCAGGGCATGACCGCGCTGGCAGTCTCGCTCCAGGTCTACGACATCACCGGCTCCGCGTTCTCCGTCGGGCTGATCGGCCTGTGCTCACTCGTGCCGCTGGTGCTCCTCGGCCTCCACAGCGGTGCCGTCGCGGACACCGTGGACCGCCGCAAGCTGGGCCTCCTCAGCGCGGCCGGGTCGTTCGTCCTGTCCATAGCCCTGGCCGGCGTGGCCTTCGCCGGCATCGAGCACGTCGGGTTCCTCTACGCGGTCGTCGCTCTCCAGGCCGTGTGCTTCGCTCTCAACTCCCCGGCCCGCAGCTCGATGATCGCCCGCCTGCTGCCGGCCGAGCAGCTGCCGGCCGCCAACGCCCTCAACTCCATGACGTCCACCACGGGCGGACTGGTCGGGCCGATGCTCGGGGGCCTGATCGTCGGCTGGTGGGGCTACCGCGCCGCGTACACCGTCGACGCCGTCACCTTCACCGCATCGCTGTACGCGATGTGGCGGCTGCCCTCGATGCTCCCGGACCGGGTGTACGGGGGCGAGGGCGCCGAGCGGGCGTCCGTCACCGACGGTCTCCGGTTCCTCGGCACCCGGCCCAATCTGCGGATGACCTTCTTCAGCGACCTGTGCGCCATGGTCCTCGCCCAGCCGCGTGCGCTGTTCCCGGTGGTGGCCGTGCTCTGGTTCGGGGGCGACGCGAAGACGACCGGACTGCTGGTCGCCGCCCCGGCGCTGGGAGCCCTGCTCGGCAGTGTGTTCTCGGGATGGCTGGGGCAGATCCGGAGGCACGGGCTCGCGGTGCTGATCGCGGTGGGCTGCTGGGGCGGCGCCATCGCCGTGTTCGGGCTGACCAGACAGCTCTGGCTCGGACTGATCCTGCTGGCGGCCGCAGGATGCGCGGACTCGATATCCATGGTCTTCCGCAACACCATGCTCCAGGCGGCGGCCCCCGACGAGATGCGCGGGCGTCTGCAGGGAGTGTTCATCGTCGTCGTGGCGGGCGGCCCCCGGCTCGGCGACCTCGTGGCCGGCTCCGTCGCCGACCTGGCTTCCCCGGCCGTGGCCGTGACCGGCGGAGGTGTCGCATGCGTCCTGGCGGTCTGTCTGCTGGGGCTGCGTGGGCGAGGGTTCACGCGTTACGACGCGCGGGACCCGCAGCCGTGA
- a CDS encoding carboxyl transferase domain-containing protein has product MSAREIIAAVAGNFTEHRPPRRPAPGDGPLGWAGYGESRARAAARTGEEESVLHGVAAIGGSSCVLVSFEFGFLGGSLGGHAGDRLEAAYALARELRLPLVSLVATGGSRMQEGMIALTQLQRVARASALLRAAGLPQIAVVRDPTAGGGWATLGAGSDVVLALPGAQVGFAGSRVRPAGADPYAYTAEGQWAAGQIDAVVPPEELPGTLGRWLAALTVSGPAQPAPVPGPLSAAGLPETGWEAVEQARSAARPRAAAYLDAYFEDRLPLSGDRCGGSDPGLLCGVGLHGGRPVAYVAQCGTATLPAGYRTASRVIALADRLGIPVLTLVDTPGAANDAEAERAGAGAAIAGTFAAIAGARVPVTTLVIGEGGSGGALALAAPDNTHVTADSYFSVIAPEQAAAILKRGPDQVRSTADQLRLRPQDLLELGVVRSVVGPAGREDRDRSARRADDGWLA; this is encoded by the coding sequence ATGTCGGCACGGGAGATCATCGCCGCCGTCGCCGGGAACTTCACCGAACACCGCCCGCCACGTCGCCCGGCGCCGGGCGACGGCCCGCTCGGCTGGGCCGGTTACGGGGAGTCCCGGGCGCGCGCCGCGGCACGGACCGGCGAGGAGGAGTCGGTCCTCCACGGGGTGGCGGCCATCGGTGGTTCCTCCTGCGTCCTGGTCTCCTTCGAGTTCGGCTTCCTGGGCGGGTCGCTCGGCGGGCACGCCGGGGACCGGCTGGAGGCCGCGTACGCGCTGGCCCGCGAGCTGCGGCTGCCGCTCGTCTCGCTCGTCGCGACGGGCGGCAGCCGGATGCAGGAGGGCATGATCGCGCTGACGCAGCTCCAGCGGGTGGCGCGCGCCTCCGCGCTGCTGCGGGCGGCGGGCCTGCCGCAGATCGCGGTGGTGCGGGACCCCACGGCCGGGGGCGGCTGGGCCACGCTGGGGGCGGGTTCGGACGTGGTGCTGGCCCTGCCCGGGGCGCAGGTCGGGTTCGCCGGGTCCAGGGTGCGGCCGGCCGGTGCGGACCCGTACGCGTACACCGCAGAGGGGCAGTGGGCGGCGGGCCAGATCGACGCGGTGGTGCCGCCGGAGGAACTGCCGGGGACGCTGGGCCGCTGGCTGGCCGCGCTGACGGTGTCCGGACCCGCGCAGCCGGCTCCGGTCCCGGGCCCGCTGTCGGCGGCGGGGTTGCCGGAGACCGGCTGGGAGGCGGTGGAACAGGCCCGCTCGGCGGCACGGCCGCGGGCCGCGGCATACCTGGACGCGTACTTCGAGGACCGGCTGCCTCTCAGCGGTGACCGCTGCGGGGGCAGCGACCCGGGGCTGCTCTGCGGTGTCGGACTGCACGGCGGGCGGCCCGTGGCGTACGTCGCCCAGTGCGGCACCGCCACCCTCCCGGCCGGCTACCGCACGGCGTCCCGGGTGATCGCCCTCGCGGACCGGCTCGGCATCCCCGTGCTGACCCTGGTCGACACCCCCGGCGCGGCCAACGACGCGGAGGCGGAGCGCGCGGGCGCGGGGGCGGCCATCGCCGGGACCTTCGCGGCGATCGCCGGCGCCCGGGTCCCGGTGACGACGCTGGTGATCGGCGAAGGCGGCTCGGGCGGCGCGCTCGCGCTGGCGGCGCCGGACAACACCCACGTCACGGCGGACAGCTACTTCTCGGTCATCGCCCCCGAACAGGCCGCCGCGATCCTGAAGCGAGGCCCGGACCAGGTGCGTTCCACCGCCGACCAGCTGCGGCTGCGCCCGCAGGACCTGCTGGAACTCGGCGTCGTGCGGTCGGTGGTCGGTCCGGCCGGGCGAGAGGACCGGGACCGCTCGGCGCGCCGTGCGGACGACGGTTGGCTAGCGTGA
- a CDS encoding SsgA family sporulation/cell division regulator: MRLPVEKQINVTVQSVMAGEWHELPLVMRHLPDDPLAIRMEFRVSENEPPIATWVFSRDLLATGLIFPSGEGDVRVRPHGEDETDIELTSGWAWCVVRMASADVRDFVVRTRSAEEYCGEEIDTALDRILAELLPAGVKNADS; this comes from the coding sequence ATGAGACTCCCCGTTGAGAAGCAAATCAACGTGACAGTACAGTCGGTGATGGCGGGCGAATGGCATGAACTGCCGCTGGTTATGCGGCACTTGCCGGACGATCCGCTGGCGATTCGGATGGAATTTCGGGTGAGTGAGAACGAGCCCCCGATAGCCACCTGGGTATTCAGTAGGGATCTGCTCGCCACCGGGCTCATCTTTCCGTCGGGCGAGGGTGATGTACGTGTCCGTCCGCACGGTGAGGACGAGACGGACATCGAACTCACTTCCGGATGGGCCTGGTGTGTCGTCAGGATGGCATCGGCCGATGTGCGTGACTTCGTGGTCAGGACGCGGTCCGCCGAGGAGTACTGCGGCGAGGAGATAGACACCGCACTCGATCGGATATTGGCGGAGCTCCTCCCGGCGGGCGTCAAGAATGCGGATTCATAG
- a CDS encoding LacI family DNA-binding transcriptional regulator, whose product MKRPTLDVVAARAGVSKSSVSRVINGETTVAPQIRDVVMRAVNELGYVPNGAARNLVTRRTDTLAVVVSDPPQGVVSDDPLFSAVVRAVSRELETAGKRLVLMLAESDRSRTRVVQYIAGGHVDGVLLVALHGTDPLPAALARQGLPVVSFNRTSAQDVPYVALDNAGGAALAVRHLLERGRRRIATITGPLELYEARERLDGYRQTLRDTGRRSIVALGDFTRASGAEAMRQLLEDDPDLDAVFAANDLMAIGALRTLHRAGRRVPEDVAVIGFDDIEAASYTSPALTSVRSPMADQATAAVHLLLGLIDGGPTGPVIMPNELVVREST is encoded by the coding sequence ATGAAACGCCCCACTCTCGATGTGGTAGCCGCCCGAGCGGGCGTGTCCAAATCGAGCGTCTCCCGGGTCATCAACGGCGAGACGACGGTCGCCCCGCAGATCCGAGACGTCGTCATGCGCGCCGTGAACGAATTGGGCTACGTGCCCAACGGTGCGGCACGCAATCTCGTCACCCGCCGCACTGACACCCTCGCCGTGGTGGTATCCGACCCGCCCCAAGGAGTCGTCTCCGACGACCCCCTCTTCTCCGCCGTGGTCCGCGCCGTCAGCAGAGAGCTCGAGACGGCGGGCAAACGGCTCGTGCTCATGCTCGCGGAATCGGACCGGAGCCGGACCAGAGTCGTGCAGTACATCGCCGGCGGGCACGTGGACGGCGTGCTCCTGGTCGCCTTGCACGGGACGGATCCGCTGCCGGCCGCACTGGCCCGGCAGGGGCTGCCTGTCGTGTCCTTCAACCGCACCTCCGCACAGGACGTCCCGTACGTCGCGCTGGACAACGCCGGCGGAGCGGCGCTGGCCGTACGTCATCTCCTGGAGCGCGGTCGGCGCCGGATCGCCACCATCACCGGGCCGCTCGAACTGTACGAGGCGCGTGAGCGCCTCGATGGCTACCGTCAGACGCTGCGTGACACCGGCCGTCGCTCCATCGTGGCACTGGGCGACTTCACCAGAGCCTCCGGCGCCGAAGCCATGCGGCAGCTCCTGGAGGACGATCCCGACCTCGATGCGGTGTTCGCAGCCAACGACCTGATGGCGATCGGAGCCCTGCGCACCCTCCATCGAGCGGGCCGGCGCGTCCCCGAAGACGTGGCGGTCATCGGCTTCGACGACATAGAAGCCGCGTCCTACACCAGTCCCGCGCTCACCTCGGTGCGCAGCCCGATGGCCGACCAGGCGACCGCCGCCGTCCACCTGCTCCTCGGCCTGATCGACGGCGGCCCCACAGGGCCGGTGATCATGCCGAACGAACTCGTCGTGCGCGAGTCGACCTGA
- a CDS encoding FMN reductase, producing the protein MKLIAVSAGLSSPSSTRLLADRLVGSAAGELGAQGHTVPTEVIELRELARDIANHLVTGFPPPQLAAAIDAVKEADGLIVVTPVFTASYSGLFKSFFDLFDPDAFTGKPVLVAATGGTARHSLVLEHALRPLFAYLRAAIVPTAVYAASEDWGSGGDEYTDGLPSRIRRAGSELAALMAARPARVEPEDDVTALERQLADLRLD; encoded by the coding sequence ATGAAGCTGATCGCCGTTTCCGCAGGGCTGAGCTCCCCCTCCTCCACCCGCCTGCTCGCGGACCGGCTCGTCGGGTCCGCCGCCGGCGAACTCGGGGCCCAGGGACATACCGTGCCGACCGAGGTCATCGAGCTGCGCGAACTGGCCCGCGACATCGCCAACCATCTTGTGACCGGCTTTCCACCGCCCCAACTGGCCGCAGCGATCGACGCAGTGAAGGAGGCCGACGGTCTGATCGTCGTGACTCCCGTGTTCACGGCTTCCTACAGCGGGTTGTTCAAGTCCTTCTTCGACCTGTTCGACCCGGACGCCTTCACCGGGAAACCGGTCCTGGTCGCGGCGACGGGTGGTACCGCTCGCCACTCCCTGGTCCTGGAGCACGCCCTGCGCCCGCTCTTCGCCTATCTGCGCGCCGCCATCGTCCCGACGGCGGTGTACGCGGCGTCCGAGGACTGGGGATCAGGGGGAGACGAGTACACCGACGGCCTCCCCTCGCGCATTCGACGGGCGGGCAGCGAGCTGGCAGCGCTCATGGCCGCCCGCCCGGCCCGCGTCGAGCCCGAGGATGACGTCACCGCGCTCGAACGGCAACTCGCCGACTTGCGCCTCGACTGA
- a CDS encoding DUF1996 domain-containing protein → MSTLAVVLTAALSLTVSTQQAQAATVTVQAESYAAQSGVASEATGDIGGGQNAAFLANGDWMRYDNVDLGAAGRLTVSARIASAVGSGTVEFRTGSLTGPLLAVIPVSPTGGWQTWATQATDVTTHPTGAQTVFAVLRSTAAGDFVNINWFSFVGAGDSPAAGWVPIDQAKWDAQLAQFRAMTPAAVPAGIVRVPEFNATCSYSHSKPDDPIVLPGLPGASHMHSFFGNKSTDAFSTTQSLLTNTPTSCTPANDLSAYWIPTLYEGDKAVEAEGMIVYYGSRLVDPSATVPFPQGFRMIAGNAKTQTPTPAGSPGQYWCAGEGGEIGRSADGNWPRCAPQAHLTHQLVFPDCWDGKNLDSPDHKSHVATTYDGKCSGAYPVAIPNLSFVVSYPTSGSTAGFRLASGMASSIHGDFFNAWDNAGLGHRVKDCITQKAKCNSAGTF, encoded by the coding sequence GTGAGCACTCTGGCGGTCGTGTTGACCGCCGCCCTGAGCTTGACCGTATCGACCCAGCAGGCCCAGGCCGCGACGGTCACCGTCCAGGCCGAGTCCTACGCAGCCCAGTCGGGTGTCGCGTCGGAGGCGACCGGGGACATCGGGGGCGGGCAGAACGCCGCGTTCCTCGCCAACGGCGACTGGATGCGCTACGACAACGTCGACCTCGGCGCGGCCGGCCGGCTGACGGTGTCGGCCCGGATCGCGTCGGCCGTCGGCTCGGGCACGGTGGAATTCCGGACCGGCAGCCTGACCGGACCACTGCTCGCCGTCATACCGGTCTCCCCGACCGGCGGCTGGCAGACCTGGGCCACCCAGGCCACCGACGTCACCACCCATCCCACCGGTGCACAGACGGTGTTCGCCGTGCTGCGCAGCACGGCGGCCGGTGACTTCGTCAACATCAACTGGTTCTCCTTCGTCGGCGCGGGCGACAGCCCGGCGGCCGGATGGGTCCCCATCGACCAGGCCAAGTGGGACGCCCAGTTGGCGCAGTTCCGTGCGATGACGCCCGCCGCCGTGCCCGCCGGTATCGTCCGGGTCCCGGAGTTCAACGCCACCTGCTCCTACAGCCACTCCAAGCCGGACGACCCCATCGTCCTGCCGGGCCTGCCGGGTGCGTCCCACATGCACAGCTTCTTCGGCAACAAGAGCACCGACGCGTTCTCCACGACCCAGTCGCTGCTGACCAACACACCCACCAGTTGCACCCCTGCCAACGACCTCTCGGCGTACTGGATCCCGACCCTGTACGAAGGCGACAAGGCCGTCGAGGCCGAGGGCATGATCGTGTACTACGGTTCCCGGCTCGTCGACCCCTCGGCGACCGTGCCCTTCCCGCAGGGGTTCCGCATGATCGCGGGCAACGCCAAGACCCAGACGCCCACCCCGGCGGGCTCGCCGGGCCAGTACTGGTGCGCCGGCGAGGGCGGTGAGATCGGCCGCAGCGCCGACGGCAACTGGCCGCGCTGCGCCCCGCAGGCCCATCTCACCCACCAGCTCGTCTTCCCCGACTGCTGGGACGGCAAGAACCTCGACAGTCCCGACCACAAGTCGCACGTGGCGACCACCTACGACGGCAAGTGCAGCGGCGCCTACCCTGTCGCCATCCCCAACCTCTCCTTCGTCGTCAGCTATCCGACCAGCGGCAGCACCGCGGGCTTCCGGCTGGCCTCGGGCATGGCATCGTCCATCCACGGCGACTTCTTCAACGCCTGGGACAACGCCGGTCTCGGGCACCGCGTGAAGGACTGCATCACCCAGAAGGCCAAGTGCAACTCCGCCGGCACATTCTGA